The proteins below are encoded in one region of Chloracidobacterium sp.:
- a CDS encoding carboxypeptidase-like regulatory domain-containing protein: MSCLCVGLGMWSAGVVLTGVGWAQAPTGSLSGRVVARESNQPIAGAKVTVTRSVTKDAYTGETDAKGEFRLGDLPPGNYVVEIDAEGRTGIRLNVLQTVEAGKTTALKTPFKLEVERTYSVIRGAVFNERGLTMPGVTVVAERVSSSDPSLKPGKVGTAVTNSAGEFAFRFPGADAVYRLTAQAKGYRTQTKALDVQKREARNMAFQLEPEPPRKDRANE; the protein is encoded by the coding sequence ATGTCGTGCTTGTGTGTGGGACTAGGGATGTGGTCGGCGGGCGTCGTCTTAACTGGCGTCGGATGGGCGCAAGCGCCGACAGGAAGCCTGAGCGGGCGCGTCGTTGCGCGTGAAAGCAACCAACCGATTGCTGGCGCAAAAGTCACTGTCACGCGCTCGGTGACGAAGGACGCCTACACGGGTGAAACCGACGCTAAGGGCGAGTTTCGGCTTGGCGACCTGCCGCCCGGCAACTACGTTGTTGAGATTGACGCTGAGGGCCGCACAGGCATTCGTCTCAACGTGCTGCAAACCGTTGAAGCCGGCAAGACTACGGCGCTCAAGACGCCTTTCAAACTGGAAGTTGAGCGGACCTACTCGGTCATTCGTGGCGCGGTCTTCAACGAACGCGGACTGACAATGCCTGGCGTCACGGTGGTCGCCGAACGGGTTTCGTCCTCTGATCCCAGCCTCAAGCCCGGTAAGGTTGGGACGGCCGTTACCAACAGCGCTGGTGAGTTTGCCTTCCGTTTTCCCGGCGCGGACGCCGTGTATCGTCTTACGGCGCAGGCCAAAGGCTACCGAACGCAGACCAAGGCGTTGGACGTACAGAAACGGGAGGCGCGCAACATGGCGTTTCAGCTAGAACCCGAACCGCCTCGTAAGGATCGCGCCAATGAATGA
- a CDS encoding inositol monophosphatase, with the protein MNEFLSFAEQVAREAGAILRERFGAPLDVRRKGRIDLVTEVDVLAENLIRSRIQRRFPDHAILAEESGLVERASAFRWIIDPLDGTTNYSHGYPFFSVAIALEQAGETVVGVVYDPLRDELFAAARGQGTTCNGHPVRVSAVPTLEQALLVTGFPYNVRSSPRKNLDHFSAFLEIAQAIRRDGSAALDLAYVAMGRFDGFWELNLAPWDMAAGSLLVTEAGGRVTAFDGQPFSPYVAEIVASNGLLHDAMCEVLRASARTSE; encoded by the coding sequence ATGAATGAGTTTTTGAGCTTCGCCGAACAGGTCGCGCGTGAGGCGGGCGCGATTTTGCGGGAACGGTTCGGCGCGCCGCTTGATGTCCGTCGCAAGGGGCGCATCGACTTAGTGACAGAAGTGGACGTACTGGCGGAAAACCTGATTCGTAGCCGCATCCAGCGGCGTTTTCCCGACCATGCCATCCTGGCTGAAGAAAGCGGCTTGGTGGAACGCGCCTCAGCCTTTCGTTGGATCATTGATCCGCTAGACGGAACGACCAACTACTCGCATGGCTACCCGTTTTTCAGTGTCGCCATTGCGCTGGAGCAGGCGGGCGAAACGGTTGTCGGCGTGGTGTATGATCCGTTGCGCGATGAACTGTTTGCGGCGGCGCGGGGGCAGGGAACGACCTGCAACGGCCATCCGGTGCGAGTCTCGGCCGTACCAACTCTGGAACAAGCCTTGCTCGTGACCGGATTTCCCTATAACGTCAGATCGTCGCCACGGAAGAATCTGGACCATTTCAGCGCGTTTCTGGAGATCGCACAAGCCATCCGGCGGGATGGGTCGGCGGCGCTGGATTTAGCGTATGTGGCGATGGGAAGGTTTGACGGGTTCTGGGAACTCAATCTCGCGCCATGGGACATGGCCGCCGGAAGCCTTTTGGTGACGGAGGCCGGCGGCCGGGTTACAGCCTTTGACGGGCAGCCGTTTAGTCCATACGTGGCCGAGATTGTCGCCAGCAATGGGCTGCTGCATGACGCCATGTGCGAGGTGCTCCGGGCGTCGGCGCGAACATCGGAATAG
- a CDS encoding alpha/beta fold hydrolase, whose protein sequence is MTTEASRLSAFVEYWQWALDDRLLRIAGTPVLAHAAGWTLDHWLDWVALAGAAAPWHPFTLAQEVRQAALLAAARAVAPPTATTPCAMVPLVGHTWLRRYPPAGVNGRRRKRAPVLIVNSLINRHYIFDLYAGRSFIAYLTAAGQEVFALDWGCPAAAAQAWRLEDVVGVVGRAVEAVGSETGARAVHLLGYSMGGVLATTYAALSPARAASLILLGTPADFTRDAPLRTWLTTPTFKPQRIAEIFGNLPGWLVSASFRSVKPATYATKPWLIWLDAADRETHLAVEVWLADAVPLPGRFYADFVTTYYQDNALWEGKLLVDGQRAALDALDCPVLNIIGSLDQIVHPASAIALAERLPAARYVEYQARLGHLALVVGRGATTTVWSTVRNWLAR, encoded by the coding sequence GTGACAACTGAAGCGTCGCGCTTAAGCGCGTTTGTCGAGTACTGGCAATGGGCGCTGGACGACCGGTTGCTGCGCATCGCTGGAACCCCAGTCTTGGCGCACGCAGCCGGCTGGACGCTTGATCATTGGTTGGATTGGGTGGCGCTGGCTGGTGCGGCTGCGCCGTGGCATCCGTTCACGCTGGCTCAGGAAGTGCGGCAGGCGGCGCTGTTGGCGGCGGCCCGGGCTGTTGCGCCGCCGACGGCGACGACGCCCTGCGCCATGGTGCCCCTGGTGGGGCATACGTGGTTACGGCGTTATCCGCCGGCGGGCGTAAACGGCCGACGGCGCAAGCGTGCGCCGGTATTGATCGTCAACTCGCTCATCAACCGCCATTACATTTTTGACCTGTATGCTGGGCGCAGTTTTATCGCCTATCTGACGGCGGCCGGTCAGGAGGTCTTCGCGCTGGATTGGGGTTGCCCCGCAGCGGCGGCGCAGGCGTGGCGGCTGGAGGATGTGGTGGGCGTTGTCGGGCGCGCAGTGGAAGCGGTCGGTAGCGAAACCGGCGCGCGCGCTGTGCATCTACTTGGCTATTCGATGGGCGGCGTCTTGGCGACGACTTACGCAGCGTTGTCCCCGGCGCGGGCGGCGAGTTTGATCCTGCTAGGGACACCGGCCGACTTCACGCGCGATGCGCCATTGCGCACATGGCTGACCACGCCGACATTCAAGCCACAGCGCATAGCGGAGATTTTCGGAAACCTACCGGGGTGGTTGGTAAGCGCGTCATTTCGGAGCGTCAAGCCAGCGACCTACGCGACAAAGCCGTGGCTGATATGGCTGGACGCCGCCGACCGCGAGACACATCTAGCGGTCGAAGTGTGGCTGGCGGACGCCGTGCCGCTGCCCGGAAGGTTTTACGCTGACTTTGTGACGACCTACTACCAGGACAACGCCCTGTGGGAAGGAAAGCTACTGGTTGACGGGCAGCGGGCGGCGCTTGACGCGCTGGACTGTCCCGTACTCAACATCATCGGGTCATTGGATCAGATTGTGCATCCGGCGAGCGCTATAGCGCTGGCGGAGCGACTACCGGCGGCGCGATATGTGGAATACCAAGCGCGCTTGGGGCATCTGGCGCTGGTGGTCGGACGGGGCGCAACAACGACCGTCTGGTCGACCGTTCGGAATTGGCTTGCGCGGTAG
- a CDS encoding S8 family serine peptidase, whose translation MSLHLVFHSRTARRFGLAALPCLLFALIWLSFPARQRAAASGAHTMTELTPPTDFTISLRGFCFDPTTSDPARECARRGGYLTEHTGDGYYLVQFTGRTRDAWLTQLQALGVEPVQYVPHQAYLVYVPATARETTTGLAFVRWMGPYHPIYKLSPDLQWVFTGKARKPAGDGTYLVATFKREGLEAAARQVATVGKVLTAEAMPSGAAFDVLRVQLTPEGVAAAAQLQAVLAIEPYVRPTPEDERNAHVTAGNYTGTGIENLAGPGYNPQAQFGSNGNGVTVGVVDDGVEIPGPQGFYITAANAVAGPPRGADGASSFRGGHGHLCASIIAGTTPFPNLLDPRNYNYGLGVAPGAHLVSVPLITGGAYQGGDATAVNDTITTLPPNGARATISNNSWGAGVGTDYGTREAQYDAFTQDASQGETIDPLLFVFSAGNSGPNEGTLTRPKAAKNIITVGSSVGLRPELPAFSDIPNTNIDFLSRFSSRGPAADGRVKPDVCAPGQRITGPRTTSGQVGTQLGDGVHVHGSGTSFAAPHVAGAAAVFTGWWRANNGGQTPAPALVKAALINGAVDMNAEHPGAPSSSTTVPIPNTGEGWGRVNLRRTIPGGLPTVYVNENIALLDVGQTYVFTGQVVNGGQPVRVTLAYSDAPGAPGASPALVNDLDLVVTVGGQTYRGNVLADGVSVTGGSADNRNNVENVFLPPQPAGTPVVVRVVATALNGNGILGNADGTDQHFGLVVSNAVAVTPTAPLLGVLGVTATEQGGNGNGVIEPCEGGTLTVQLRNDGTLATGLSATLTAVTPGVVVTSGTGTFPDVGTGQVVTGPTPAFRFTLGAGVPCGQVVEFQLTVNYAGGGGPLVTTLRVPTGFVGGNYTFTSSSGGTIPAGGQLVVGSQQDDALVTLTAPFGFSVYETNVAGGATLTADTNGILRLVGGGESLFTNQPLPVAGTGSAPALFVFWDDIDLTAQQGGGPRGIFTQVTGTAPNRQWIVEWRGVRFGTSEEIHVAVVLQEGSNRFEYRYAQTGPGNGNSATVGVQAAGSGNRFTQFSFNQGVITAGLRLEAQLPSCAPCAPCEYTVTPTVVNLPGDVVPSATLTITTSPNCTWEATVRNTDAPWIKLISAQLASGQVVTPRMVGQLGDVNRRLAISAAGSATLTFAVGRNPRATPRTGTFFVAGQVVTVTQAGSVGPGAPIGSTMAMFRPSNGYMYLKNRLISDFADQDFFYGLAGDVPLAGDWDGDGIDTPGIYRNVNGAMTFFLINNNTGGFADVSFAFGGVGDIPLAGDWDGNGTVTVGVYRPSVQTFFLRNALAAGNPDLAVVIAGAQGGDVPVAGRWTAGSGVTGVGLYRPSTGQFLLKNANTSGAPDVTFTLTTTGTFVAAVAGDWTRQGFATVGVVVNLGGTIQFQLRTSNTSGPPEIRVNYGVPGDVPLIGNWDGQPKPPPVSVP comes from the coding sequence ATGTCCCTTCACTTGGTTTTCCATTCCCGTACCGCGCGTCGTTTTGGTTTGGCGGCGCTGCCCTGCCTGTTGTTTGCCTTGATCTGGCTTAGTTTTCCGGCGCGGCAGCGCGCCGCCGCCTCTGGAGCGCACACGATGACCGAGTTGACTCCGCCGACCGATTTCACGATTTCGCTGCGCGGCTTTTGCTTTGACCCCACGACGAGTGACCCGGCGCGCGAATGCGCCCGGCGCGGCGGCTACCTAACCGAACACACTGGCGACGGCTACTACCTTGTCCAGTTCACAGGGCGGACGCGGGACGCTTGGCTGACGCAGTTGCAGGCGTTGGGCGTCGAGCCGGTGCAGTACGTACCGCATCAGGCGTACTTGGTCTATGTCCCGGCCACGGCGCGTGAGACGACGACCGGGCTGGCGTTTGTGCGGTGGATGGGGCCGTACCACCCCATCTACAAGCTCAGCCCGGACTTGCAGTGGGTGTTTACGGGGAAGGCAAGGAAGCCGGCAGGGGATGGGACGTACCTTGTGGCGACCTTCAAGCGCGAAGGGCTGGAAGCGGCGGCCCGACAAGTGGCGACGGTCGGGAAGGTGCTGACGGCGGAGGCGATGCCGTCCGGGGCTGCGTTTGACGTGTTGCGCGTCCAACTGACGCCAGAGGGGGTGGCGGCGGCGGCGCAGTTGCAAGCGGTGCTGGCGATTGAGCCGTACGTGCGACCGACGCCGGAAGACGAGCGCAACGCGCACGTCACGGCCGGGAACTACACCGGGACGGGGATCGAGAACTTGGCGGGACCGGGGTACAACCCGCAGGCGCAGTTTGGAAGCAATGGAAATGGGGTGACGGTCGGCGTAGTGGACGACGGGGTAGAGATTCCAGGGCCGCAGGGATTTTACATCACGGCGGCAAACGCAGTGGCGGGGCCGCCGCGCGGGGCGGACGGGGCGAGTTCGTTTCGTGGCGGACACGGGCATCTGTGCGCGAGCATCATTGCGGGGACGACGCCGTTTCCGAATCTTTTGGACCCACGCAACTACAACTACGGGCTTGGAGTGGCGCCGGGGGCGCACTTGGTGAGCGTGCCGCTGATTACGGGCGGGGCGTATCAGGGCGGAGACGCGACGGCGGTCAACGACACAATCACGACGCTGCCGCCGAACGGGGCGCGGGCGACGATTTCCAACAACAGTTGGGGCGCGGGGGTTGGGACGGACTACGGGACACGGGAAGCGCAGTACGACGCCTTCACGCAGGACGCTTCACAAGGTGAGACGATTGACCCGCTGCTGTTTGTGTTTTCGGCGGGGAACAGCGGGCCGAACGAGGGGACACTGACACGGCCGAAGGCGGCGAAAAACATCATCACGGTGGGGTCGTCGGTGGGCCTACGGCCGGAGTTGCCGGCGTTTTCAGATATTCCGAACACGAACATTGATTTTTTGTCGAGATTTTCGAGTCGCGGGCCGGCGGCGGATGGACGGGTGAAGCCGGATGTGTGCGCGCCGGGACAGCGGATTACAGGGCCGCGGACGACCTCGGGGCAGGTTGGGACGCAGCTTGGGGATGGGGTTCACGTTCACGGGAGCGGGACATCGTTTGCAGCGCCACACGTCGCAGGCGCGGCGGCAGTGTTCACGGGATGGTGGCGGGCGAACAACGGAGGACAGACGCCCGCGCCGGCGCTGGTGAAGGCGGCGCTCATCAATGGGGCGGTGGATATGAACGCCGAGCATCCGGGCGCACCGAGCAGCAGTACGACGGTGCCGATTCCGAACACGGGCGAAGGGTGGGGGCGTGTGAATCTGCGGCGCACAATACCAGGCGGGCTGCCGACGGTGTACGTCAATGAAAACATTGCGCTACTGGATGTAGGGCAGACCTATGTGTTTACGGGGCAGGTGGTCAACGGGGGTCAGCCGGTGCGGGTGACGCTGGCGTACAGCGACGCACCGGGAGCGCCGGGGGCAAGTCCAGCGCTAGTCAACGACCTTGATCTGGTGGTGACGGTGGGCGGGCAGACATATCGTGGGAATGTGTTGGCGGATGGAGTGTCGGTAACCGGCGGGAGCGCGGACAACCGGAACAACGTGGAGAACGTGTTTTTGCCGCCGCAGCCAGCTGGGACGCCGGTGGTGGTGCGGGTGGTGGCGACGGCGCTGAACGGGAACGGGATTTTGGGGAATGCGGATGGTACGGACCAGCATTTTGGGTTGGTAGTGTCGAACGCGGTGGCGGTAACGCCGACAGCGCCGTTGCTGGGGGTGCTGGGTGTGACAGCGACAGAGCAAGGGGGAAACGGGAATGGTGTGATTGAGCCGTGCGAGGGTGGGACGCTGACGGTACAGCTTCGCAACGACGGCACGCTGGCGACGGGGTTGTCGGCGACGCTGACAGCGGTGACGCCTGGGGTGGTGGTGACAAGTGGGACAGGGACGTTCCCCGACGTAGGGACGGGACAGGTGGTGACGGGGCCGACGCCAGCGTTTCGGTTTACGCTGGGCGCAGGCGTGCCGTGCGGGCAGGTTGTTGAGTTTCAGTTGACAGTCAACTATGCGGGCGGGGGCGGGCCGCTGGTAACGACGCTGCGCGTGCCGACGGGTTTTGTGGGGGGGAACTACACGTTCACGTCGTCGAGTGGTGGGACGATTCCGGCTGGAGGGCAGTTGGTGGTGGGGAGTCAGCAGGATGACGCGCTGGTGACGCTGACGGCGCCGTTTGGGTTTTCGGTGTACGAGACGAACGTCGCCGGCGGGGCGACATTGACGGCGGACACAAACGGGATTTTGCGGTTGGTGGGTGGAGGGGAGAGTTTGTTCACCAATCAGCCGCTGCCGGTGGCTGGGACGGGGAGCGCGCCGGCGTTGTTTGTGTTCTGGGATGATATTGACCTGACGGCGCAGCAGGGCGGCGGGCCGCGGGGGATTTTCACACAGGTGACAGGAACCGCACCGAACCGGCAGTGGATCGTGGAGTGGCGCGGGGTGCGGTTTGGGACGAGTGAGGAGATTCACGTAGCGGTGGTGTTGCAGGAGGGGTCAAACCGCTTTGAGTATCGGTATGCGCAGACGGGTCCTGGGAATGGGAACAGCGCGACAGTAGGGGTGCAGGCGGCAGGGAGCGGGAATCGGTTTACGCAGTTTTCGTTCAATCAGGGGGTGATTACAGCTGGGCTGCGGTTGGAGGCACAGTTGCCGAGTTGTGCACCGTGTGCGCCGTGCGAGTACACGGTGACGCCGACGGTGGTGAACCTACCGGGTGACGTTGTGCCGAGCGCGACACTCACCATCACAACGAGTCCGAACTGCACGTGGGAAGCGACGGTGCGCAACACTGACGCGCCGTGGATCAAGCTGATTTCAGCCCAGTTGGCCAGCGGGCAGGTCGTTACGCCCCGCATGGTCGGTCAACTCGGCGATGTCAATCGCCGCTTGGCCATTTCCGCGGCGGGCAGCGCGACGCTCACCTTTGCCGTTGGGCGCAACCCGCGCGCCACACCCCGAACAGGCACGTTCTTCGTCGCCGGACAGGTCGTGACCGTCACGCAAGCTGGGTCGGTCGGACCGGGCGCGCCCATCGGCTCAACGATGGCGATGTTTCGGCCGTCGAACGGGTATATGTACTTGAAGAACCGGCTGATTTCGGATTTCGCCGACCAAGATTTCTTCTATGGTTTGGCGGGCGATGTGCCGTTGGCTGGGGACTGGGATGGGGACGGGATTGACACGCCGGGGATTTACCGGAATGTCAACGGAGCGATGACGTTTTTCCTCATCAACAACAACACGGGCGGTTTTGCGGATGTGTCGTTTGCGTTTGGGGGTGTAGGGGACATTCCGCTGGCTGGGGACTGGGACGGGAACGGGACGGTGACGGTGGGGGTGTACCGACCGAGCGTGCAGACGTTTTTCCTGCGGAATGCGTTGGCGGCGGGGAATCCGGACTTGGCGGTGGTGATTGCAGGGGCGCAGGGGGGTGACGTGCCGGTCGCGGGGCGGTGGACGGCCGGGAGCGGTGTGACGGGGGTGGGGCTGTATCGGCCGAGTACGGGGCAGTTTTTGCTGAAGAACGCCAACACGAGCGGGGCGCCGGACGTGACCTTCACGCTGACGACGACCGGAACGTTCGTGGCGGCGGTGGCTGGGGACTGGACGCGGCAGGGATTTGCGACGGTGGGGGTGGTGGTGAACCTTGGGGGGACGATCCAGTTTCAGTTGCGGACGTCGAACACGAGCGGGCCGCCGGAGATTCGAGTGAACTACGGCGTGCCGGGGGACGTGCCGCTGATTGGGAACTGGGACGGACAGCCCAAACCACCGCCCGTCTCCGTACCGTAA
- a CDS encoding DNA adenine methylase: MLKSPLRFPGGKSRAIGQILPIVPDFEEYREPMVGGGSVFLAVRQRFPNRRYWINDLNYELYCFWKVAQERAYQLADALHQLRAETQNGKALFYRLLDRYGQGDEFERAVRFFALNRMTFSGTVDSGGYSEQAFRGRFTSSAIERVRRLEPLLQGVQITHGDSELVVRAEGAGVFLFLDPPYYSATDSRLYGKRGELHTGFDHHRLMRVLRETPHRWLLTYDDSPFIRDLYAEYTQVRWTLQYGMNNYKQLTARAGEELFIANYPIQSRGSAQLCLVFERRMREYAP; the protein is encoded by the coding sequence ATGCTTAAGAGTCCCCTTCGCTTCCCTGGCGGCAAATCGCGGGCGATTGGGCAGATTCTGCCCATCGTGCCCGACTTTGAGGAATATCGCGAGCCGATGGTGGGCGGCGGATCGGTGTTTCTTGCGGTGCGCCAACGCTTCCCGAACCGCCGCTACTGGATTAACGACCTGAACTACGAACTCTACTGCTTCTGGAAGGTTGCGCAGGAACGCGCTTATCAGCTCGCTGACGCGCTTCACCAACTGCGAGCGGAAACTCAAAACGGGAAGGCACTCTTCTACCGCTTGCTTGACCGCTATGGGCAGGGCGACGAGTTCGAACGCGCCGTCCGCTTCTTCGCGCTTAATCGGATGACCTTCTCTGGCACGGTCGACTCAGGAGGCTACTCGGAACAGGCGTTTCGCGGGCGGTTCACCAGTTCCGCGATTGAGCGTGTTCGGCGGCTGGAACCTTTGCTGCAAGGGGTACAAATCACGCACGGAGACTCTGAGCTTGTAGTACGCGCAGAGGGGGCGGGGGTATTTCTCTTTTTAGACCCGCCCTACTACTCAGCAACCGATTCGCGCCTTTATGGCAAGCGCGGGGAGCTACACACAGGCTTTGATCACCACCGCCTGATGCGCGTATTGCGCGAGACTCCACATCGTTGGTTGCTGACTTACGACGATAGCCCCTTCATTCGCGACTTGTACGCCGAGTACACACAGGTACGCTGGACACTGCAATATGGAATGAACAACTACAAGCAACTAACCGCACGTGCGGGCGAAGAGTTATTTATCGCCAACTATCCTATTCAGTCGCGAGGCAGCGCGCAGCTTTGCCTCGTATTCGAGCGGCGGATGCGAGAGTATGCTCCATAA
- a CDS encoding metal-binding protein, giving the protein MPSGRTHDIVTYVLAVPTAVGFFWLTRHAGLTVLGTAMMLFGGLMFGPDLDTHSKQYTRWGVLRWLWYPYKKLFPHRSHWTHGLLWSTWLRVGYFTFMVTLALAAVLYARAVWLEGLPADGDQAVRTLQAAGHHMARLFRAVDGKVWLTAFIGLWWGAATHTLTDIVGSALKSMFKLL; this is encoded by the coding sequence ATGCCTTCCGGTCGTACCCACGACATTGTCACCTATGTACTCGCTGTTCCAACGGCGGTCGGCTTCTTCTGGCTGACGCGCCATGCCGGTCTAACGGTGCTTGGAACGGCCATGATGCTCTTTGGCGGTCTGATGTTCGGTCCTGACCTTGACACCCACAGCAAGCAATACACCCGCTGGGGCGTTCTGCGCTGGTTGTGGTATCCCTACAAAAAGCTTTTCCCGCACCGGTCACACTGGACGCACGGGCTGCTGTGGAGTACTTGGCTGCGCGTCGGCTATTTCACGTTCATGGTCACGCTGGCGCTGGCCGCCGTCCTCTACGCGCGCGCCGTCTGGTTGGAGGGCTTACCGGCCGACGGCGACCAAGCCGTGCGAACGCTCCAAGCAGCCGGTCATCACATGGCGCGCCTGTTTCGAGCCGTGGACGGCAAAGTGTGGCTGACGGCGTTCATTGGCTTGTGGTGGGGTGCAGCGACGCATACGCTTACGGATATTGTCGGCAGCGCGCTCAAAAGTATGTTCAAACTCCTGTAG
- the phaR gene encoding polyhydroxyalkanoate synthesis repressor PhaR: MTRRTPTHNALIIKRYGNRRLYDTESGGYLTNQDVIDIIRQGRDIRVVDSRTGEDITKMVLVNIILEEEKLRQNLLPVSFLLQLIRLQGETIQDFFQNYLTASLEAYLKTRREFDRRFREWLDLGAAMTAFANPPERPAVTDDVEDKDAAAPVKTPRRTTKKTAPKSRTKRSPKTP, from the coding sequence ATGACGCGACGTACACCCACGCATAACGCGCTCATCATCAAGCGATACGGCAACCGGCGGCTTTATGACACGGAATCCGGCGGCTATCTAACCAATCAAGATGTCATTGACATCATTCGGCAGGGGCGCGACATCCGTGTGGTGGATTCCCGCACCGGCGAGGACATCACCAAAATGGTGCTGGTCAACATCATCCTCGAAGAAGAAAAGCTCCGGCAAAATCTCCTACCAGTGTCGTTTCTCTTGCAGCTGATCCGCTTGCAGGGTGAAACCATTCAGGATTTCTTTCAGAACTACCTTACGGCGAGTCTGGAAGCGTATCTGAAAACGCGCCGGGAGTTTGACCGCCGCTTCCGCGAGTGGCTTGACCTTGGGGCGGCGATGACCGCCTTTGCCAATCCGCCGGAGCGCCCTGCCGTAACTGACGACGTAGAAGATAAGGACGCCGCTGCGCCGGTCAAAACGCCACGTCGAACCACGAAAAAGACGGCGCCGAAGTCCCGTACGAAACGTTCCCCGAAAACGCCATGA
- a CDS encoding FHA domain-containing protein → MSEHSEVPTIKTTRLDIEALSRASSPSERFATLLVLEGGGVKRTHILDAPTTIIGRAPTATIMLENDVVASREHAQVTLDLAPEASERARYFLTDLGSTNGTFLNGRRLPPHERCLLSDGDRFTIGSHTFVFVLPLRSGSKFLTGDLSRISVFDVIQVIEANRLTAAFTVRAAQGHGWLGFNDGLIVTCEVGDLRGLEAFRKFVTFTEGFFDVERSATPFPVTIVTTSNASLTLDTLREIDEANAELN, encoded by the coding sequence ATGTCGGAACATTCCGAAGTGCCAACGATCAAAACCACCCGGCTGGACATAGAAGCTCTGTCCCGTGCCTCGTCGCCGAGCGAGCGGTTTGCTACGTTGCTGGTTCTAGAGGGGGGCGGCGTCAAAAGGACTCACATTCTTGACGCGCCGACGACCATCATCGGACGTGCGCCGACGGCGACCATTATGCTGGAAAACGATGTCGTCGCCTCGCGCGAGCATGCGCAAGTGACGTTGGACCTTGCGCCGGAGGCGTCGGAGCGGGCGCGTTATTTTCTCACCGACTTGGGCAGTACGAACGGCACATTCCTCAACGGCCGGCGGCTGCCGCCGCACGAGCGTTGTCTGCTGTCGGACGGGGACCGTTTCACCATCGGGTCACATACCTTCGTCTTTGTGCTGCCGCTGCGCAGCGGCTCGAAGTTTTTGACCGGCGATCTAAGTCGGATTTCGGTCTTTGATGTCATTCAGGTCATTGAAGCAAACCGGCTGACGGCGGCGTTTACGGTACGCGCCGCGCAAGGCCACGGGTGGCTTGGCTTCAACGACGGCCTCATTGTGACCTGCGAGGTGGGCGACCTACGCGGACTGGAAGCCTTCCGCAAGTTTGTCACCTTCACAGAGGGGTTTTTTGATGTGGAACGTTCGGCGACGCCCTTTCCGGTCACAATTGTAACGACAAGCAACGCCAGCCTGACGCTTGACACCCTCCGGGAGATTGATGAAGCCAACGCTGAGCTGAACTAG
- a CDS encoding DUF3526 domain-containing protein gives MYAFKPQTALAFVDAGVDDYAGVVAYLEAHHRNDLTGAAAQDGRAQRFLALTAAGLLQYVLPLLVIVLAFDAFAGERESGTLRLAVSLGARPGALVAGKLLGVGGALGLALLPATLAGVTLLWTLDGARWEAGRFALMVGGYTLYGLIFLALTLAVSARLSSRLTLLSLLAFWVVSGFVVPRAVSDLAARWFPTPSRAAFDEAVARGMRDGIDGYDPQAERLKAFEARLLTQYNAKRLEDLPINPTGLLMQESEEHGNRVYAHHYAGLWSAFERQDRLYNAAAALSPTLAMRSLSMALAGTDVFHHIAFVEAAEQYRQPFIKKLNEDLAYQSTMATDETYKADARLWAAIPPFAYNPPPLGPALGRQWLALAMLGVWCGVASAALYWAMRRMVVLN, from the coding sequence GTGTACGCCTTCAAGCCACAGACGGCGCTGGCCTTTGTGGACGCCGGCGTGGATGACTACGCGGGCGTCGTCGCCTACCTTGAAGCGCACCACCGCAACGACCTGACCGGAGCGGCGGCGCAGGACGGGCGCGCCCAACGGTTTCTGGCGCTGACGGCGGCGGGACTGCTCCAGTACGTCCTGCCGCTGCTCGTCATCGTTCTGGCGTTTGACGCCTTCGCCGGTGAGCGCGAAAGCGGAACGCTGCGGTTGGCCGTGAGTCTCGGCGCGCGTCCCGGCGCGCTGGTCGCCGGAAAACTCCTCGGCGTCGGCGGCGCTTTGGGGCTGGCGCTCCTCCCGGCGACGTTGGCGGGCGTTACGCTGCTGTGGACGCTCGACGGCGCGCGCTGGGAAGCAGGGCGCTTCGCGTTGATGGTCGGCGGCTATACGCTTTACGGGTTGATCTTTCTGGCGTTGACGCTGGCGGTTTCGGCGCGGTTGTCGTCCCGACTGACGCTGTTGAGTTTGCTGGCCTTCTGGGTTGTGAGCGGCTTTGTCGTTCCGCGCGCCGTGTCCGACTTGGCGGCGCGCTGGTTTCCAACGCCGTCGCGGGCGGCGTTTGACGAGGCCGTTGCGCGCGGTATGCGCGATGGGATTGACGGCTACGACCCGCAGGCGGAACGCCTCAAAGCGTTTGAGGCGCGCTTGCTGACGCAGTACAACGCAAAGCGTTTGGAAGACCTGCCGATCAACCCGACCGGTTTGTTGATGCAGGAAAGCGAGGAACACGGCAACCGCGTGTACGCCCACCATTACGCGGGTTTGTGGTCGGCGTTTGAGCGTCAGGACAGGTTGTACAACGCGGCGGCGGCGCTCTCGCCGACGCTGGCTATGCGCAGTCTCTCAATGGCGCTGGCCGGCACGGACGTTTTTCACCACATCGCCTTCGTGGAAGCGGCCGAGCAATACCGGCAGCCGTTCATCAAAAAGCTCAACGAGGATTTGGCGTATCAGTCAACGATGGCGACCGATGAAACCTACAAGGCCGACGCCCGGCTGTGGGCCGCCATTCCTCCATTTGCCTACAACCCGCCGCCGCTTGGACCGGCGCTCGGCCGGCAGTGGTTGGCCCTAGCGATGCTCGGCGTATGGTGCGGCGTCGCATCGGCGGCGCTCTACTGGGCGATGCGCCGCATGGTCGTTTTGAACTGA